The following coding sequences are from one candidate division WOR-3 bacterium window:
- a CDS encoding Fic family protein — protein MSFKTKFRITPKMNKNLTEIERVSGFLDAIKLKEDWISDIQKNALVTEAHHSTHIEGTGLDFNQAKNILAGHKVLGVDPNDRRELLNYKKAMFFISKYLGKNDPITEEIICKLHEILVKGVRNDKSDPGNYRKIQNYLINSMTKNIVYTPPPPSKVPALMKELVKWLNKPGEMSPVLAAGISQFRLVHIHPFIDGNGRAARLLSTLVLYKTGYDFKKLFTLSEFYDRDRPSYYKAIQSVRNSRMDMTSWLEYFVSGLSSQMAEIRLKGEKIISSEEKMRTYRKMDLNERQIKALKQILINGKITINEHQNKNLCSRRTAQRDFEILEEKKIVKPVAQSATDPTKYYELL, from the coding sequence ATGTCTTTTAAAACAAAATTTAGAATAACTCCCAAAATGAATAAAAATCTCACGGAAATTGAACGTGTGAGCGGTTTTCTTGACGCCATAAAACTTAAAGAGGACTGGATATCCGACATACAGAAAAATGCTCTTGTAACTGAAGCCCATCATTCCACTCACATCGAAGGGACCGGCCTCGACTTCAATCAGGCGAAAAATATTCTGGCCGGCCACAAAGTTTTGGGCGTTGACCCAAATGACAGGCGCGAACTGTTAAATTACAAAAAAGCAATGTTTTTTATATCCAAATATTTGGGCAAGAACGATCCGATTACTGAAGAGATTATATGCAAACTTCACGAAATATTGGTAAAAGGCGTCAGGAATGACAAATCAGATCCGGGTAATTACAGAAAAATACAAAATTATCTCATTAACTCAATGACCAAAAATATTGTCTACACTCCTCCCCCTCCCTCAAAAGTCCCGGCCCTGATGAAAGAGCTCGTCAAATGGCTCAACAAGCCGGGAGAAATGTCGCCGGTTCTCGCCGCCGGTATATCACAATTTCGGCTCGTTCACATTCATCCTTTTATAGACGGCAACGGCAGAGCTGCCCGTCTTCTTTCGACTCTCGTTCTCTACAAAACCGGTTACGATTTCAAAAAGCTTTTCACTCTTTCCGAGTTTTACGACAGAGACAGACCTTCCTATTACAAAGCGATACAATCTGTCAGAAACAGCAGGATGGACATGACCTCCTGGTTGGAGTATTTCGTCAGCGGCCTCAGTTCGCAGATGGCTGAAATCCGGCTGAAGGGAGAAAAAATAATCTCCAGCGAAGAGAAAATGCGAACATACAGAAAAATGGATTTAAACGAAAGGCAGATAAAAGCGTTGAAACAAATACTGATTAACGGAAAAATAACAATCAACGAACACCAGAACAAAAATCTCTGCTCAAGAAGGACCGCCCAGAGGGATTTTGAGATACTCGAAGAAAAAAAGATAGTCAAACCGGTGGCTCAAAGCGCCACGGACCCGACTAAATACTATGAGCTACTGTGA